A stretch of Blautia liquoris DNA encodes these proteins:
- a CDS encoding L-lactate permease gives MNIPVNLFMWIMAFLPIIVLLVLMMKFHWGATEAAPVGLLITIITGVFFYKADIRLIASESAKGIWNALIIILIVWTAILMYQVGDEARAFLVIRNGMRKLLPNELLLILAMGWIFESFLQGITGFGVPVAVGAPLLIGIGVKPMWAVIIPLLGQAWGNTFGTLGAAWDSLAMGTNLIPGSGEYLMTALWAGVFIWIWNVIGGLATCWFYGKGRALKKGFAAVLILSVIQGGGELLLTQINTTISCFVPACISLIVILILGRTKWYREEWSLKDSPIMNRDYASQGGEEAPLDMSLIQAFVPYFLLSFITLAVLLIKPVYNFLGQVEFGLSFPKTVTGYGHVNEAYESFSPLTPFNHASMFLLASSLIGLVYYKKHGWIKKGGAQRIFVKSISMTMPSGIAVICLVIMSKIMDGTGQTIVLANGIVSVLGRIYTALAPFVGFLGTFMTGSTMSSNILFGGFQMTTANLLQVDPSQIMGAQTAGATIGSAISPSKIILGTTTASILGSEGDIMKKILLITLPATILIGLILFVITII, from the coding sequence ATGAATATACCAGTTAATTTATTCATGTGGATTATGGCATTTCTGCCAATCATTGTTCTATTGGTTTTAATGATGAAATTTCATTGGGGTGCAACGGAAGCAGCCCCAGTGGGACTTTTGATTACAATTATTACCGGTGTCTTTTTTTATAAGGCGGATATTCGGTTAATTGCTTCTGAAAGTGCAAAAGGAATTTGGAATGCATTGATTATTATATTAATTGTGTGGACCGCAATTTTAATGTATCAGGTAGGAGACGAGGCCAGGGCATTTTTGGTAATACGTAACGGAATGCGCAAATTATTGCCGAATGAGCTGCTATTAATATTGGCAATGGGATGGATTTTTGAAAGTTTCTTACAGGGAATCACAGGTTTTGGCGTTCCGGTAGCTGTGGGTGCTCCACTGCTGATTGGAATTGGTGTAAAACCTATGTGGGCGGTTATTATTCCTTTGCTCGGACAAGCCTGGGGCAACACCTTTGGGACTTTGGGGGCGGCATGGGATTCTCTTGCGATGGGTACCAATCTGATTCCGGGAAGCGGCGAATATCTCATGACTGCTTTATGGGCAGGCGTGTTTATCTGGATTTGGAACGTAATTGGAGGGCTTGCCACCTGCTGGTTTTACGGCAAAGGCAGAGCCTTAAAAAAGGGTTTTGCAGCAGTTCTTATTCTGTCCGTAATCCAAGGCGGCGGAGAACTTTTACTGACCCAGATCAACACCACAATATCATGTTTTGTACCAGCATGTATCTCTTTGATTGTAATTTTAATCCTTGGCAGGACAAAATGGTACCGGGAAGAATGGAGTCTTAAGGATAGCCCCATTATGAACCGTGACTATGCTTCACAGGGAGGGGAGGAGGCTCCTTTGGACATGAGTCTTATCCAGGCGTTTGTTCCTTATTTCCTGCTTTCTTTCATTACTTTGGCAGTGTTGTTGATAAAACCAGTTTACAATTTTTTGGGACAAGTTGAATTTGGCTTATCTTTCCCTAAAACAGTGACCGGTTATGGCCATGTTAATGAGGCATATGAGAGTTTTTCACCACTGACTCCTTTTAATCATGCCAGTATGTTCTTGCTTGCTTCGTCATTAATTGGACTGGTATATTATAAAAAACATGGCTGGATCAAAAAGGGCGGTGCTCAAAGGATATTTGTTAAATCCATATCGATGACAATGCCTTCAGGAATCGCAGTGATATGTCTGGTTATTATGTCGAAGATAATGGATGGAACCGGTCAGACAATTGTACTGGCAAATGGAATAGTCAGCGTCCTTGGAAGAATCTATACTGCACTGGCGCCTTTTGTGGGATTTTTAGGGACCTTTATGACTGGAAGCACTATGAGTTCCAACATTTTATTTGGAGGATTCCAGATGACCACTGCAAACCTCCTGCAAGTTGATCCTTCACAAATTATGGGTGCGCAGACAGCCGGCGCGACCATCGGCAGTGC
- the fdrA gene encoding bifunctional FdrA/YlbE family protein, whose product MLKTLVKKGSYHDSVVLMLLTNHIAAIKGVKTVSIMMATPANKDIFKQSGLDTEELMAATANDMVVVADVDDDSLLDTIMSEVDLFFQNQSAKSADKKSSKSVKSWDKALENLPNANLAVISIPGAYAALEADRALDEGMNVFMFSDNVTIEDEKKLKEKAHEKGLVVMGPDCGTGIIQGVPVAFTNNVAPGPIGIIGASGTGIQELTTIIDRLGEGVTNAIGTGGRDLSAKVGGITMMDIINAMESDEHVKVLIVISKPPQKAVREKISARLSICKKPVITLFLGEKPEYHEENFYHAYTLDEAARLAVSLVRKEAVKEGMVNVDNSQFYCADEKKTIKAYYSGGTLAGEAAMLIKDALQMRIPPQKAEGYMLKTAGHIVVDLGDDVYTQGKPHPMIDPAKRIECMQEAVDDESTGVVLLDIMLGYGSHEDMAGALIPTIKKLQEKATAEGRKVFFIATVCGTRRDFQGYDEAVSKLTNAGVIVCETNKLAVRTAIQAIGLDFSDPEKEIRAKEVKKVTAGQTSEKLLQMLSGKPRIINLGLKSFAEVAEKFGCETIQYDWTPPAGGNVELIKTLSFLRHYEGFDIDEANRKVVAKIVSGQPVIKDVAAAKTVIKELEKGKVILHAGPPIAYRDMPDTVQGSCVGAVLFEEWADNEDDARRLLESGEVTFIPCHHVKAVGPMGGITTANMAVFVVENETDGNEAYCTLNEGIGKVLRFGAYSKEVVERLRWMRDVLGPTLGKAIRLLGGISVNPIVAKAIAMGDEFHQRNIAASLAFLKEVAPTIVKMDMDEKQRGDVIQFLSDTDQFFLNIMMASGKAVMDGARMVTEGTIVTAMCRNGVEFGIRIAGMGDEWFTGPVNTPSGLYFTGYDGEDACPDIGDSSITETLGVGGMAMIAAPAVTRFVGAGGYEDALRTSTEMTEITIDRNPNFIIPNWSFKGTCLGIDARLVVEKGITPVINTGIAHKIAGYGQIGAGTVHPPLECFEKAVRAYAEKLGFSL is encoded by the coding sequence ATGTTAAAAACGCTTGTAAAGAAAGGCAGTTATCATGATTCTGTAGTATTGATGCTTTTGACAAACCACATTGCCGCAATTAAAGGGGTTAAGACAGTTTCAATTATGATGGCAACGCCTGCGAATAAGGATATCTTTAAGCAGAGCGGCCTGGATACTGAAGAATTAATGGCAGCTACTGCAAATGACATGGTTGTTGTAGCGGATGTAGATGATGATAGTCTGTTGGATACCATTATGTCAGAAGTAGATCTGTTTTTTCAGAATCAGTCCGCAAAGAGTGCAGATAAAAAGAGCAGTAAAAGTGTAAAGTCCTGGGATAAAGCACTTGAAAACCTTCCCAATGCAAATCTTGCAGTTATATCTATTCCGGGAGCATATGCGGCATTAGAAGCAGACCGTGCCCTTGATGAGGGAATGAATGTATTTATGTTCAGCGATAATGTGACGATTGAGGATGAAAAAAAGCTAAAAGAAAAAGCCCATGAAAAAGGTTTGGTTGTTATGGGACCAGACTGTGGTACCGGAATTATTCAAGGGGTTCCTGTTGCATTTACCAATAACGTTGCACCCGGTCCTATTGGGATCATTGGTGCATCGGGAACAGGAATTCAGGAACTGACTACGATTATTGACCGCCTGGGTGAAGGCGTAACAAATGCCATTGGAACAGGAGGCCGTGACCTTTCGGCGAAGGTTGGCGGAATTACGATGATGGACATAATCAATGCCATGGAAAGTGATGAGCATGTGAAAGTCCTGATTGTCATATCAAAACCACCACAAAAAGCAGTGCGGGAAAAAATTTCAGCTCGGCTGAGTATTTGTAAAAAGCCTGTTATTACGTTATTCCTGGGAGAAAAACCAGAATATCACGAAGAAAATTTTTATCATGCCTATACACTGGATGAAGCAGCTCGTCTGGCCGTTAGTCTTGTCCGCAAAGAAGCAGTCAAAGAGGGTATGGTAAATGTTGACAATTCCCAGTTCTATTGTGCTGATGAGAAGAAGACAATTAAAGCATATTATTCCGGCGGTACTCTTGCCGGAGAAGCAGCAATGCTGATTAAAGATGCTTTGCAGATGCGGATTCCACCACAAAAAGCAGAAGGGTATATGCTTAAGACAGCAGGACATATTGTAGTTGACCTGGGAGATGACGTTTATACACAGGGAAAACCACATCCCATGATTGATCCGGCAAAACGGATTGAATGTATGCAGGAAGCAGTAGATGATGAATCAACAGGGGTGGTTCTTTTAGATATCATGCTAGGCTATGGTTCTCATGAGGATATGGCAGGTGCGTTGATTCCCACAATTAAGAAGCTTCAGGAGAAGGCTACTGCAGAAGGCAGAAAAGTATTTTTCATTGCGACAGTATGTGGAACCAGAAGAGATTTTCAGGGATATGATGAAGCTGTCAGTAAATTAACTAATGCAGGGGTGATTGTCTGTGAGACAAATAAACTGGCTGTGCGTACCGCAATCCAGGCTATCGGCCTTGATTTTTCTGATCCAGAAAAAGAAATTCGGGCAAAGGAGGTAAAAAAAGTAACTGCGGGTCAGACTTCAGAAAAGTTACTGCAGATGTTATCCGGGAAACCAAGGATTATTAATCTGGGACTGAAAAGCTTTGCAGAAGTAGCAGAAAAGTTTGGCTGTGAAACAATACAGTATGACTGGACGCCCCCGGCAGGCGGAAATGTTGAGTTAATTAAAACATTAAGCTTTTTGCGTCATTATGAGGGATTTGACATTGATGAGGCCAACCGCAAAGTAGTTGCCAAAATAGTATCCGGCCAGCCAGTTATTAAAGATGTGGCGGCGGCAAAAACAGTCATCAAGGAATTGGAAAAAGGTAAAGTGATTCTTCATGCCGGCCCCCCTATTGCATATCGTGATATGCCGGATACGGTACAGGGATCTTGCGTTGGGGCAGTGCTTTTTGAAGAGTGGGCCGATAATGAAGATGATGCAAGAAGATTATTAGAATCCGGTGAAGTTACATTTATTCCCTGCCATCATGTCAAGGCTGTGGGACCCATGGGGGGAATTACTACTGCCAATATGGCCGTTTTTGTTGTGGAAAATGAAACGGATGGAAATGAAGCTTATTGTACATTGAATGAAGGTATCGGCAAGGTTCTTCGCTTTGGTGCATATTCAAAAGAGGTCGTTGAGCGGCTTCGCTGGATGAGAGATGTGCTGGGGCCAACACTTGGAAAAGCAATTAGATTATTAGGCGGAATCAGTGTTAATCCGATTGTTGCAAAAGCCATTGCAATGGGTGATGAATTCCATCAGAGAAATATCGCCGCTTCGCTGGCTTTTTTGAAAGAGGTGGCACCAACCATTGTGAAAATGGACATGGATGAAAAACAACGTGGCGATGTTATCCAATTTTTATCGGATACAGATCAGTTCTTCCTGAATATTATGATGGCGTCAGGCAAAGCGGTTATGGATGGAGCCCGGATGGTAACCGAAGGAACAATTGTAACTGCAATGTGTCGTAATGGCGTGGAGTTCGGGATTCGCATTGCAGGTATGGGAGATGAATGGTTTACCGGTCCGGTTAATACTCCTTCGGGGTTGTACTTTACCGGATATGACGGAGAGGATGCCTGCCCGGATATTGGCGACAGCTCTATAACAGAAACTTTAGGTGTTGGCGGAATGGCAATGATCGCGGCACCGGCTGTTACCCGATTTGTTGGAGCGGGAGGGTATGAAGATGCCCTCCGAACCAGTACAGAAATGACGGAAATCACAATTGATAGGAATCCAAACTTTATTATTCCAAACTGGAGCTTTAAAGGCACATGTCTTGGAATTGATGCTAGACTTGTTGTTGAAAAAGGAATAACACCGGTTATTAATACCGGAATTGCACATAAAATTGCCGGTTACGGACAGATTGGGGCAGGTACGGTTCATCCTCCATTGGAATGCTTTGAAAAGGCAGTCCGGGCATATGCAGAGAAACTCGGGTTTAGTCTGTAA